The sequence ACAAAAACAAAGTAATATCCACCCAGAATTTAATGTACAAATCATCCCTGGCATTTCCGCTTTGCAGTCTGCCGCGAGTCGGGTGGGAGTGCCCTTGATGCAGGATTTTTGTGCGATTAGTTTAAGTGATTTACACGTGCCTTGGGAGATCATTACCCAACGGGTTACGCACGCCGCCCAAGGGGATTTTGTCACCATTTTTTACAATCCTTGTTCCCAACAACGAACTTGGCAATTGCCCACAGCCCAGGCGATTTTCTTGCAATATCGTGACCCGCAAACCCCGGTAGCAATTGTGCGGCAAGCCTACCGTAAAGATGAACAGATTTGGTACACTAATTTAGAGAATTTAACCAAACAACCCATTGATATGTTTTGCACAATTATCATTGGCAATTCTCGCACTTATCCAACTAAATATGGTCTAATTACCCCTCGGAATTACCCACTAAAATCGCCCCATTTTGACCCCCAAAACCAAAACTTAAATTCAGAATAGAGCGAAGTTTTTTATCCTGCTTAACCCGTACAAAATTTGCTGAAAAATCCGGTTCAGTCAACCCCACACAAGGGGGTAAAACCTGGTCTTTTATGGCTAATAAAGAAAAAATGATATTAACAATCCCGGAGGCTCCTAAACTGTGCCCCGTTGCCCCTTTGGTTGCCAAAATTGGTATATCATCAGGGAATAAACGCTGTATGATCCGAATTTCTCGTTCATCATTGCGTAGGGTTCCTGTGCCGTGCGTGTGGATAGCGGAACATTGATTGAAGGTTAAATTATTCGCTTTGAAACAGTTATCAATCGCCGTAATTGCCGCCTCTATATCCCGACTGGGTAGCACAGGATTATCCGCATCACACGTGCATCCCCAACCCAGGATCGAACCATATTTTGATTGAGCATGATTTGGCTTTTCCAGTAATAGCACTCCTGCCGCTTCTCCTAATACAAACCCTTGCCGTTTTTGATCAAAAGGGAAACAGCCCTGTTTGGCTAAAGCACCCATCTGGCTAAATCCCGCCAGGGTCAAGGGCGTAATCGGCGCATCCACCGCCCCTACAATCACCTGCGAGCATTGTCCTTGGCGTAGCCACTCCACCCCCGTCGCCACCGCCCATGCCCCAGTTGCACACGCCGCCATCGGTGCTGATACTAAACTTTTTGTGCCTACTTTAGCGGCAACTACACGGGCAAAACTACCCGGCAAATGTTCTAACCATGTATGGTAATCATCCCGCTGATGGGTTAACCATTGTTCCCATAGATATTGCGCTCCCCGGCTCGAACCAATGACCACACCGCAATTGGGTAAAGGTAATTCCCATCCGGCATCCTGTAATGCTTCTGTCAAGGCAGTAAGTAATAACATTGTCGGATCGCTAGGTACGGATGCGATCATGGCGAGAGGTATGGGGGATACATGGGCAAAAGGTTGCTGTATTTTGATAGGACAATGACCCGCCAATAAATTTTGCCAACACGTCTGTTTATCCTTACCCAATGGGGATACCAGCCCCATACCTACCACATGAACCATTGTCAATCTGCCCGTCGCCGCAGGAAAAAACGATAGACTGGCAAGCCCCGTCGGAGCACAGACTGTTCACGCTCGGTGGGAATGCCCAAGGGATTTTCTGCTAAAAATTCACCTTGCGTTTGAAACTGAGGATGACGTTGAAAATGGTGATACATATCGAGGGCAACATCCAAAACATCAGATTGTAAAAACACGTCTCCTCCTGGTTGCAAATAATCTGCAATCACTGCTACTAAATCCGGTTTTACTACTCGTCGTTTCTGCTGTTTTCGTTTGAACCAGGGGTCAGGAAATTGGATTGTGACCCGTTGTAAGACTTGAATAGGAAAACTAGCAAGAATTCCAGCGAGGTGTACATTCGCCTGTGCCAGGAGAAAGTAAAGATTGCTCAAATTATGATTGATTCTCAATGCGTTGGCTTGATGGACAAGTGGCTCTCGAATTTCTAACCCCAAAAAGTTCCAATTGGGTAACTGCTCAGCCATTCTCAATAAAAACTGTCCCCTAGCAGAACCAATATCTAAATGTAAAGGCTGTTGTACCTGCCCATAAATTAACTGCCAATCCGGGAGTTGCAAGGGTTGGGCAAACTGGTGACTGAGGGGATTAACGTGTTGTCGCACCCGCATTGGTAACCTGTTCAATCGGAGACGCTAATGCTAATATAAAAGACTACCGGGACGCATAGCTCAGTTGGTTAGAGCACCACGTTGACATCGTGGGGGTCACTGGTTCGAGTCCAGTTGTGTCCATGCCGATTACAAGCCCCTTTCCCCCGCTACATCACGCATTCCACCGTTTCCCCCATTAGTACACATCGTCTAAGTTAGTATCAGTTTGGGTGGTGTTAGGGTATCTTGGAAGTGTAAAAACTGGCTAAAAACTGGATCAGGGAAATGGAGTTAGTACAGGCGGGCGGCAAGGGTAAGGTGGCGATATATAGCAATCCTACTTGATTTATAAACAAAAAGTTTCCAGAACCAAGTACGGGGGCGGTGCCCCTGCGACCTATTTTTAGAAGTGCCCTTAAGACATTTCCTTCACCCCTTAATCCTATCCCGGAGGGTTAAGACAACCCCAAAAGTGTCTCCTTTTTTTCTCTGAAATGACTACAATAGATATAATATACTTATAAATTAAGGGATGCAAAAAGCCTTGATTATTCTAAAAGCTCAACTTGATGAGCCTACGGCAAGTGGAATTCTAACTGTTTCCTATAATAACACAAAAGACTGTAACTGCTATGGTAGAAATTAGGGCTTGACAATGGTTGGAAAAAAGCAATATTCTAGTTAGCTAATCTACCCTAAAAAACTAATGCAATTCTCAACGTTATGAAGGGTTGGGTAACGAAAAATTACGGAGATAGGGTGTGAAAGGCGTAATTTTGTCCGGGGGGCTAGGCACAAGACTCTACCCGGTGACTATTCCCGTGAATAAGCAACTGCTTCCAATTTATGATAAGCCTATGGTTTATTATCCACTTTCCGTATTAATGTTAGGTGGAATTGTAGAGATATTGTTAATTTCGTCGGCAGAATACCTGCCCCTATATCAAAAAGTTTTGCAAGACGGTCAGCAATGGGGCATCCGGATCGAGTATGCTGTGCAATCAGAGCCGAAAGGTATTGCCCAGGCATTAACTATAGCCGAAAATTTTATTGCCGGTGATGCAGTTTGCTTGATCTTAGGGGATAATTTCTTTTATGGTCACGGTTTGGTTGATATTTTAACTGAATGTACGAAGTTACAACAGGGGGCTAAAATTTTTGCTTATAGGGTAGCGGAGCCTCAGCACTATGGTGTTGTAGAGTTTGATGGGAATCAGCGGGTAATTTCTATAGAAGAAAAGCCAAGACATCCCAAGTCAAACTATGCTATTCCCGGTATTTATTTTTTTGATAATTGTGCGGTAGAAATTGCGAAAAAAATTGCCCCCTCTAACCGGGGTGAACTGGAAATCACAGATGTACTCAAATACTACTTACTCCATCAAAATTTATCCGTAGAGGTTTTAGGAAGAGGTTTTGCGTGGTTAGATACAGGCACCCATGATACCCTATTGCAGGCCGCTAACTTTGTCCAAGCGATGGAGGTAAGACAGGGGTTAAAAATTGCTTGCATCGAAGAAATTGCCTACAGGAATGGCTATATTAATGCGGAACAATTAAAGAATCTAGCCCAAAGGTTAGGCAAAAGTAACTACGGCAAATACCTTGAGGATATTCTCCATGAAAGTCATCCCTACTAAAATTCCTGATGTATGGGTAATTGAGCCAACGGTCTATTCTGACCATCGGGGGTGGTTTTATGAAAGTTTTAATCATCAGAAATTTTCTGAATTGCTTAGCCTTGATGTTCTATTTGTGCAGGATAACCATTCCCTATCGCACAGAAATACGCTGAGAGGGCTACATTATCAGTTAATCCGTCCCCAAGGAAAATTAGTTAGAGTTTTGGCAGGGGAAATACTTGATGTAGCTGTTGATATTCGCAGAAGTTCATCTTACTTTGGACAATATGTGGCATATAAACTCAGTGCAGAAAATAAACATCAATTATGGATTCCAGTTGGATTCGCCCACGGGTTCTTGACACTAACTGAAACCGCCGAAGTGATGTATAAAACTACGGATTATTACTATCCCCAAGGAGATAGAACCATTTTATGGTGTGATCAAGACTTAGCTATTGATTGGCAACTTGATTCAGAGCCAATTTTGTCTGAGAAGGACAGATTTGCTAAACCTCTGAAGGATGCGGAGTTATTTGCATGACCAAAATTCTTTTACTGGGGGCAAACGGACAGGTTGGGTGGGAGTTACACCGGTGTTTGATGACGATAGGGGAGGTGATTCCTACAACTCGTAAGGAAATTGATTTAGCTAATGACCAAAACATCGTTGATGCGATTTCAGCCATCCGTCCAGACCTGCTGATCAATGCCGCCGCCTATACGGCTGTGGAAAAAGCAGAAGATGAACCAGAACTGGCTAATCAAGTCAATGGCTACGCTTTGGAAGCGATTAGTCAATGTGCTAAGAAGTATCATTTCCCCCTGATTCACTACTCTACGGATTATGTATTTGATGGTACAAAAGGGGAGCCTTACACCGAAAAAGATACACCAAATCCGATTAACGCCTACGGGCGGAGTAAACTATTGGGTGAACAAATTCTCCAAGTTAGTGGTGTGCCCTATCTCATTTTTCGGACAAGTTGGATTTATGGCATGAGGGGTAAAAATTTTCTGCTCACGATGTTAAAATTAGCACAAGAATGCACGGAAATTAAAGTAGTAAATGATCAGTATGGCATACCAACATGGAGTAGGTTTGTGGCACAGGTTACGGCTGATGTATTAGTGAGAGGGATTGACGACTTAAACAATTATTTTGAGTCCC comes from Synechococcus sp. C9 and encodes:
- the trmB gene encoding tRNA (guanosine(46)-N7)-methyltransferase TrmB; its protein translation is MRVRQHVNPLSHQFAQPLQLPDWQLIYGQVQQPLHLDIGSARGQFLLRMAEQLPNWNFLGLEIREPLVHQANALRINHNLSNLYFLLAQANVHLAGILASFPIQVLQRVTIQFPDPWFKRKQQKRRVVKPDLVAVIADYLQPGGDVFLQSDVLDVALDMYHHFQRHPQFQTQGEFLAENPLGIPTEREQSVLRRGLPVYRFFLRRRAD
- the rfbC gene encoding dTDP-4-dehydrorhamnose 3,5-epimerase codes for the protein MKVIPTKIPDVWVIEPTVYSDHRGWFYESFNHQKFSELLSLDVLFVQDNHSLSHRNTLRGLHYQLIRPQGKLVRVLAGEILDVAVDIRRSSSYFGQYVAYKLSAENKHQLWIPVGFAHGFLTLTETAEVMYKTTDYYYPQGDRTILWCDQDLAIDWQLDSEPILSEKDRFAKPLKDAELFA
- the rfbA gene encoding glucose-1-phosphate thymidylyltransferase RfbA, producing MKGVILSGGLGTRLYPVTIPVNKQLLPIYDKPMVYYPLSVLMLGGIVEILLISSAEYLPLYQKVLQDGQQWGIRIEYAVQSEPKGIAQALTIAENFIAGDAVCLILGDNFFYGHGLVDILTECTKLQQGAKIFAYRVAEPQHYGVVEFDGNQRVISIEEKPRHPKSNYAIPGIYFFDNCAVEIAKKIAPSNRGELEITDVLKYYLLHQNLSVEVLGRGFAWLDTGTHDTLLQAANFVQAMEVRQGLKIACIEEIAYRNGYINAEQLKNLAQRLGKSNYGKYLEDILHESHPY
- the rfbD gene encoding dTDP-4-dehydrorhamnose reductase, whose product is MTKILLLGANGQVGWELHRCLMTIGEVIPTTRKEIDLANDQNIVDAISAIRPDLLINAAAYTAVEKAEDEPELANQVNGYALEAISQCAKKYHFPLIHYSTDYVFDGTKGEPYTEKDTPNPINAYGRSKLLGEQILQVSGVPYLIFRTSWIYGMRGKNFLLTMLKLAQECTEIKVVNDQYGIPTWSRFVAQVTADVLVRGIDDLNNYFESHAGVYHLTPSGATTWYEFAKAIFAVARHNLIQVLPISSDEYPTKAKRPKFSVLKPNFQKLYSGGDCLDWLAVVKLVIEA
- a CDS encoding beta-ketoacyl-ACP synthase, which codes for MVHVVGMGLVSPLGKDKQTCWQNLLAGHCPIKIQQPFAHVSPIPLAMIASVPSDPTMLLLTALTEALQDAGWELPLPNCGVVIGSSRGAQYLWEQWLTHQRDDYHTWLEHLPGSFARVVAAKVGTKSLVSAPMAACATGAWAVATGVEWLRQGQCSQVIVGAVDAPITPLTLAGFSQMGALAKQGCFPFDQKRQGFVLGEAAGVLLLEKPNHAQSKYGSILGWGCTCDADNPVLPSRDIEAAITAIDNCFKANNLTFNQCSAIHTHGTGTLRNDEREIRIIQRLFPDDIPILATKGATGHSLGASGIVNIIFSLLAIKDQVLPPCVGLTEPDFSANFVRVKQDKKLRSILNLSFGFGGQNGAILVGNSEG